Proteins found in one Macrobrachium nipponense isolate FS-2020 chromosome 35, ASM1510439v2, whole genome shotgun sequence genomic segment:
- the LOC135208439 gene encoding zinc finger protein OZF-like: MASIQSVLRDKYEDKEKATSQDISCKEDFNVTYITVKEEKVYNLAHDLGNFEKREEGKVHEFNSEDDGEIVDAVHDQNNEVDKLKYLIHEAINEEHFLSYQTSLDNKDVEDENLVKKYDNERDENGDTADRDDSEDSNSDQTDKISDNEGKEFPQSFGIMGDFSKYSESKKFKCELCGKGFPRRTHLENHKVVHTGERNFKCDSCEKKFSRKSTLVRHQVVHSGVKKYECPVCGKDFFRKAHMIEHTLIHSGVKNFICELCGKGFSLRSHLTSHMFSHTQIKRFSCEVCQKGFSMKSGLVKHRRVHTGEKRFKCNLCEKYFSQSSVLTKHMLIHTGEKNFACEVCGRLFSHKSKVTVHMRVHTKEKNYVCDICDFRFSLKSNLERHRIVHSGERNHKCHICQKTFAQKAHLKGHMIVHADNRNYRCPVCKKKYLRYASFKKHIDENHLEGSSTESFVYIADQMATTSSVKVETPSPESRMLASKSESLDEEVNDSLPKEFTSVHVKPEKIEAKEEV; encoded by the coding sequence ATGGCATCAATACAAAGTGTTTTAAGGGATAAATATGAGGATAAGGAAAAAGCAACTTCTCAAGATATATCATGTAAAGAAGATTTTAATGTTACTTACATTACAGTTAAGGAGGAAAAAGTTTATAACCTTGCGCATGATTTAGGcaattttgaaaagagagaggaaggtaAAGTTCATGAATTTAATAGTGAAGATGATGGAGAAATTGTTGATGCTGTCCATGATCAAAATAATGAAGTAGACAAGTTGAAATACCTCATTCATGAAGCTATTAATGAAGAACACTTTTTAAGTTACCAAACCTCCCTAGATAATAAAGATGTTGAGGATGAAAACCTTGTaaagaaatatgataatgaaagagATGAAAATGGTGACACTGCAGATAGAGATGACAGTGAAGATTCTAACAGTGACCAAACAGACAAAATTAGTGATAATGAAGGCAAAGAATTTCCTCAATCATTTGgaataatgggagatttctccAAGTATTCAGAAAGCAAAAAATTTAAGTGTGAATTGTGTGGGAAAGGGTTTCCACGGAGGACTCATTTAGAAAATCACAAGGTAGTTCATACAGGCGAACGGAATTTTAAGTGTGATTCATGTGAGAAAAAGTTCTCTCGAAAGTCAACTTTAGTTCGTCATCAGGTTGTTCATTCAGGTGTGAAAAAATATGAGTGTCCAGTTTGTGGGAAGGATTTTTTTAGAAAAGCTCACATGATTGAGCATACCTTAATACATAGTGGAGTTAAGAACTTCATCTGTGAACTCTGTGGGAAGGGATTCTCACTTCGCTCACATTTAACGTCTCATATGTTTTCACACACGCAGATCAAGAGATTCAGCTGTGAAGTTTGCCAGAAAGGTTTTTCAATGAAATCTGGACTTGTGAAGCATCGGCGTGTTCACACAGGTGAGAAAAGATTTAAATGCAATTTATGTGAAAAGTATTTTAGTCAGAGTTCTGTTTTGACAAAACATATGTTGATTCACACAGGAGAAAAGAATTTTGCATGTGAAGTTTGTGGAAGGTTGTTCTCTCATAAGTCTAAAGTAACAGTTCACATGCGAGTTCATACAAAGGAGAAAAATTATGTTTGCGATATCTGTGATTTCCGTTTTTCTTTGAAGTCAAACCTAGAAAGACACAGAATTGTTCATAGTGGTGAAAGAAACCATAAATGTCACATTTGCCAAAAAACTTTTGCTCAGAAAGCCCATTTAAAGGGACATATGATTGTTCATGCTGACAATAGAAATTATAGGTGCCCTGtttgtaaaaagaaatatttaagatATGCTAGTTTTAAGAAACACATTGATGAAAATCACTTAGAAGGAAGCAGTACAGAATCCTTTGTGTATATTGCTGATCAGATGGCTACAACAAGCTCTGTTAAAGTTGAAACTCCCAGTCCTGAATCAAGAATGCTTGCATCAAAGTCAGAAAGCTTAGATGAAGAAGTTAATGATAGTCTGCCAAAGGAATTCACCAGTGTCCATGTCAAGCCAGAAAAAATTGAGGCTAAGGAAGAAGTTTGA